From the genome of Malus sylvestris chromosome 6, drMalSylv7.2, whole genome shotgun sequence, one region includes:
- the LOC126625034 gene encoding sucrose synthase 6-like — MASTSSALKRSDTIAETMPDALRESRFHMKKCFASFVGTGKRLIKPQHIKEELEKSIEDRHERSKVLEGLLGYILSRTQEAAVVPPYVAFAVRPNPGFSEFVKVNADDLAVDGISATQYLKFKEMIFDESWANDENALEIDFGAFDFSTPRMTLPSSIGNGLNFVLKLISSRLSTHASCSDYAKPLLDYLLPLNYHGENLMINESLDTVEKLQTALIRAEVLVSTLPKTTPFPNFEQRFKVLGFEKGWGDTAERVGETMRLLSEVLQAPDSVKLESLFSRLPNTFNIVIFSPHGYFGQSNVLGLPDTGGQVVYILDQVRALEEELLLRIKQQGLAVKPQILVVTRLIPDARGTKCNQELEAIIDTKHSHILRVPFRTEKGVLRQWVSRFDIYPYLETFALDATAKILRHMECKPDLIIGNYSDGNLVASLIASKLGITQGTIAHALEKTKYEDSDAKWKEFDPKYHFSCQFTADIISMNCADFVITSTFQEIAGGKDRPGQYESHTAFTMPGLYRVVSGIDVFDPKFNIAAPGADQSVYFPYSEKQKRFTKFQPAIEELLYKKEENDEHIGFLADQKKPIIFSMARLDTVKNLTGLVEWFGKNKRLRNLVNLVIVGGFFDPSKSKDREEIAEIKKLHALVQEYQLNGQFRWIAAQTDRYRNGELYRCIADTKGAFVQPALYEAFGLTVIEAMNCGLPTFATNQGGPAEIIVDGVSGFHIDPNNGDESSNKIADFFEKCKTDGEYWKKMSAAGLQRINECYTWKIYANKVLNMGSTYGFWRQLRDAQKLAKETYIHMFYNLLFRKLAKNVAVPSDGYEQPAPKAVTAAVDQRAPAAVSKPPQPDAAPTLAIPQLTPRERDEGGELGQPRSRSRARCPWNCCCVILGFLIILYYKIRNMYN, encoded by the exons ATGGCTTCCACCTCCTCAGCTTTGAAGCGATCTGATACGATTGCAGAAACCATGCCAGATGCACTCAGGGAGAGCCGCTTTCATATGAAGAAATGTTTTGCCAG TTTTGTTGGAACGGGGAAAAGGCTAATAAAGCCCCAGCATATAAAGGAGGAGCTGGAAAAATCGATAGAAGACAGGCATGAAAGAAGCAAGGTCTTGGAGGGTTTACTTGGTTACATCCTCAGTCGTACTCAGGAGGCAGCTGTTGTTCCACCGTATGTCGCTTTTGCTGTGAGACCGAATCCCGGTTTCTCCGAATTTGTTAAGGTGAATGCAGATGACCTAGCAGTGGATGGCATTTCTGCTACCCAATACTTGAAGTTCAAAGAAATGATCTTTGACGAAAGCTG GGCGAACGATGAAAATGCTTTGGAAATAGATTTTGGAGCCTTCGATTTCTCTACTCCTCGAATGACTCTTCCTTCTTCGATCGGAAATGGACTCAACTTCGTCTTAAAGTTAATCTCATCAAGGCTCAGTACTCATGCCAGCTGCTCCGATTATGCTAAACCCCTCCTTGACTACTTATTGCCACTTAATTATCACGGAGAG AATCTTATGATCAATGAAAGTCTGGATACCGTTGAAAAACTCCAAACCGCATTGATCCGGGCAGAAGTACTCGTCTCCACACTTCCAAAAACCACACCATTTCCGAATTTTGAGCAAAG GTTTAAAGTGTTGGGTTTTGAGAAGGGATGGGGAGATACAGCAGAAAGAGTTGGGGAGACAATGAGGCTGCTGTCAGAAGTACTCCAAGCGCCAGACTCGGTGAAGTTGGAGTCGTTGTTTAGCAGACTTCCTAACACATTCAACATCGTTATCTTCTCTCCTCACGGCTACTTTGGCCAGTCGAATGTCCTTGGATTGCCCGACACGGGTGGCCAGGTGGTTTATATTCTTGATCAAGTGAGAGCTTTGGAGGAAGAGTTGCTTCTCAGAATAAAACAACAAGGCCTTGCTGTGAAACCTCAGATTCTTGTG GTGACACGACTTATACCAGACGCTCGAGGAACAAAATGCAACCAGGAGTTGGAAGCTATCATCGACACTAAGCACTCCCACATCCTTAGGGTTCCATTCAGGACAGAAAAAGGCGTTCTCCGCCAATGGGTTTCTCGTTTCGATATCTACCCTTATCTCGAGACATTTGCACTG GATGCAACTGCAAAGATCTTACGACACATGGAATGCAAACCGGACCTCATAATTGGGAACTACAGTGATGGAAACCTGGTGGCCTCTCTGATTGCTTCTAAACTTGGAATCACTCAG GGAACGATTGCGCATGCGCTAGAAAAGACCAAGTACGAAGATTCTGATGCCAAATGGAAGGAATTTGATCCAAAATACCACTTCTCTTGTCAGTTCACAGCTGACATAATCTCTATGAATTGTGCTGATTTTGTCATAACAAGCACATTCCAAGAAATTGCCGGAGG CAAGGACCGACCTGGACAGTACGAAAGCCATACAGCATTTACAATGCCAGGACTTTATCGAGTCGTGTCAGGCATTGATGTGTTTGATCCAAAGTTCAACATTGCTGCCCCTGGTGCTGACCAATCCGTCTACTTTCCCTACTCCGAGAAACAAAAACGATTTACCAAGTTTCAACCTGCCATCGAAGAACTACTCTACAAGAAAGAGGAAAACGATGAGCACAT AGGATTTTTGGCAGACCAGAAGAAACCGATCATATTCTCAATGGCAAGGCTGGACACAGTGAAGAACCTCACAGGACTCGTTGAGTGGTTTGGAAAGAACAAGAGGCTGAGAAATTTGGTCAATCTTGTAATCGTTGGGGGATTCTTCGATCCATCTAAATCCAAAGACAGAGAAGAAATTGCTGAAATCAAGAAACTGCATGCCTTGGTGCAAGAATATCAACTTAACGGTCAGTTCAGATGGATAGCGGCTCAGACTGACAGATACCGAAATGGGGAGCTGTACCGGTGCATTGCAGACACAAAGGGAGCTTTCGTGCAGCCTGCGCTGTACGAAGCGTTCGGTCTCACAGTCATTGAGGCCATGAACTGTGGGTTGCCTACATTTGCAACCAACCAAGGAGGCCCTGCAGAAATCATTGTGGATGGCGTCTCAGGTTTCCATATTGATCCCAACAATGGTGATGAATCCAGCAACAAGATTGCTGACTTCTTTGAGAAATGCAAGACGGATGGCGAATACTGGAAGAAGATGTCAGCTGCCGGTCTGCAGCGTATAAACGAATG CTATACATGGAAGATATATGCAAACAAAGTGTTGAACATGGGATCAACTTATGGATTTTGGAGGCAGTTGAGAGACGCGCAAAAGTTAGCCAAGGAAACCTACATTCATATGTTTTACAATCTCCTCTTTAGGAAATTG GCAAAGAATGTGGCTGTCCCAAGTGATGGATACGAACAACCGGCGCCAAAGGCCGTAACTGCAGCTGTCGACCAACGCGCGCCGGCAGCAGTATCCAAACCTCCGCAGCCAGATGCAGCACCAACCTTAGCAATCCCTCAGCTGACACCAAG GGAGAGGGATGAAGGTGGGGAGCTTGGCCAACCTCGAAGCCGCAGCAGAGCACGATGCCCATGGAATTGCTGCTGCGTCATCCTTggttttctcatcattctttatTACAAGATTAGGAATATGTACAATTAA